From Toxorhynchites rutilus septentrionalis strain SRP chromosome 2, ASM2978413v1, whole genome shotgun sequence, a single genomic window includes:
- the LOC129767237 gene encoding phosphatidylserine lipase ABHD16A, whose amino-acid sequence MPFYKYLLTPKLFKEYDGTKDLYEPGALEKYGDQILAALNLMWNFGYYSSPLLITFLYRRGYFVADSVGSLAKFTTGIGLLVAVSLCMRGLGRSMNVIYIRFAECYENAKRGEKSVEQHNHIRKYDFDFRYWPVDFTVSSGVQRPKDLRSKPFWISSLPCQIAAYVAIHTFGIRMIYPGSLSLLQSCIEPMLMQGRTKLVTENKGIRNKVKTADNNEIDTMFVDNRHKNPNGSTLVICSEGNAAFYEVGIMSTPIELNYSVLGWNHPGFAGSSGRPYPDQDQNAIDAVLQFAITDLGFTPENIILYGWSIGGYSTLYAASQYPDVKGVILDATFDDLLQLALPKMPESISNIVKIAIRDYVNLNNTELISQYNGPVMLIRRTEDEIICSEDNNLGTNRGNFLLISMLKQRFPNIFRPEQDNLAKEVLTKPIEFMKKDADDLSLSLLMSYLSDNGNNGTSRSYPIEIGEDYTSEQRDSMAKFLITKHFHDFQSTHCTPLPKEYFQLPWEIPVDTDFVFT is encoded by the exons ATGCCCTTTTACAAATATCTCTTAACTCCTAAGCTTTTCAAAGAGTACGATGGAACGAAG GATCTGTATGAGCCTGGAGCACTGGAGAAATATGGAGATCAAATCCTGGCAGCT TTGAATCTGATGTGGAACTTTGGTTACTACTCCTCGCCGCTGTTGATCACGTTTCTGTACCGCCGAGGTTATTTCGTGGCAGATTCGGTAGGTTCGCTGGCGAAATTCACCACCGGCATCGGTTTACTGGTGGCCGTTTCGCTGTGTATGCGTGGGCTAGGCCGATCTATGAACGTCATCTACATCCGATTCGCCGAGTGTTATGAAAATGCGAAACGCGGTGAGAAAAGTGTGGAGCAACACAATCACATCCGAAAATATGATTTCGATTTCCGCTATTGGCCGGTCGATTTTACCGTCAGTAGTGGCGT GCAGCGGCCTAAGGATCTCAGGAGCAAACCATTCTGGATATCGTCATTGCCATGTCAAATTGCAGCATATGTTGCGATTCACACTTTCGGAATACGTATGATCTATCCAGGATCGTTGAGTTTGCTGCAGAGCTGTATAG AACCCATGCTCATGCAGGGACGCACCAAACTCGTTACCGAGAATAAGGGCATACGGAATAAGGTGAAAACGGCAGACAACAATGAAATTGACACAATGTTTGTAGACAATCGCCACAAGAACCCTAACGGAAGTACGCTCGTAATTTGCTCGGAAGGTAACGCAGCCTTCTACGAAGTCGGTATTATGTCGACCCCAATCGAACTAAACTATTCTGTGCTGGGATGGAATCACCCAGGCTTTGCCGGGAGCAGT ggCCGTCCATATCCGGATCAAGATCAGAACGCGATAGATGCGGTGCTACAATTCGCAATAACTGACCTTGGATTCACGCCGGAAAACATTATTCTGTACGGTTGGAGTATTGGGGGTTATTCTACGCTGTACGCCGCATCACAGTATCCGGACGTGAAAGGCGTCATTTTGGATGCCACCTTCGATGATTTGCTTCAGCTGGCATTGCCGAAAATGCCAGAGAGTATTTCCAATATTGTTAAGATTGCGATAAGGGATTATGTTAATTTGAACAATACCGAGTTGATCTCGCAGTACAACGGACCAGTGATGCTGATCAGACGCACCGAAGATGAAATTATTTGCTCAGA AGATAACAATCTTGGCACGAACCGTGGGAATTTCTTGCTAATCAGTATGCTCAAGCAACGTTTCCCAAATATTTTCCGACCAGAGCAGGATAATTTAGCCAAGGAAGTCCTGACGAAGCCCATCGAGTTCATGAAGAAAG ATGCCGATGATCTCAGTCTTTCGCTGTTGATGTCTTACCTATCGGACAATGGTAATAACGGAACGTCTCGGAGTTATCCCATCGAGATTGGAGAGGATTATACTAGCGAGCAGAGGGATTCGATGGCGAAGTTTCTG ATTACAAAACATTTTCATGATTTCCAATCCACCCACTGTACGCCTCTTCCGAAGGAGTACTTCCAGCTACCATGGGAAATACCGGTCGATACCGACTTCGTTTTCACATAA